CCGTGCTGGCCATCGGATTCGGAAGCTACCTGCAGGTGTTCTATCCCGGCGTCGATCCGCGGTTCGCCGGCGCCGGGCTGATCGCGGTCCTGTTTCTGGTCAACATGCTCGGAATCCGTCGATACGGAGTCTCACAGAACGCCATCTTCATCCTCCTGCTCGTCTCGATTCTGGTGCTCGTGGTCCCGGGATCGTTCACCGTCGAGGCCGGAAACTACGCCCCGTTTTTCACGGGCGGATTCGAGGGCGCTCTCGCGGCCGCAGTGCCGCTGTTTTACGCCTACATCGGGATCGCCGTCGCGGGTGAAATCGGTGCGGAGGTGAAAAACCCCTCCCGAAACCTGCCGCTGGCGATGGTCGGCGGGACGGTGATTCTCGTCGCCCTGTACATGTGGACCGCCGCCGTCATCTACGGCGTCGTCGGCGACTACACGATCCTCGCGAACTCCGATCGGCCCCTGTCGACCGCGGCCGAGACGTTCCTCCCCCTGAACGCGACCGCAGTCGTCGGTTTCGGCGGCCTGCTGGCGACCGCCTCGAGCGTCCACGCCGTGATGGCCGCGGGTATCAAGCTCCCGTACTGCTGGGGATGGGACGAAGTGTTTCCGGCGCAGTTTTCGGCGGTCAACGACCGCTGGCGGACGCCCCACTGGTCGTTGCTCACCCTCTTTCTGGTCTCGACCGGACTCACCTTCTGGACCAGCGGACTCGATCAGGTGATCGCGATCGCGACGTTCAGCTACCTGATCGCCTACGGCGCGACGTCGTTGACTGCGATGTACGTCTACGTCACGAAACCGACGCTGCGGTCGAAAGCGGCGTTCGACCCGGGTAACTGGATCTTCGTTCCGGGCGTGGTCGGACTCGGTGGCTGTCTCGT
This DNA window, taken from Natronococcus sp. CG52, encodes the following:
- a CDS encoding APC family permease, translated to MAENDSKSGRSLSRDVGPFAAIATVVAGTLGAGLFVTIGTASSTTGPSVILIIALSGLIAMAIAINYSWLATIFPAAGSTYSYVSRAFRNRLGGFVATWSLWLGYMAAVAVLAIGFGSYLQVFYPGVDPRFAGAGLIAVLFLVNMLGIRRYGVSQNAIFILLLVSILVLVVPGSFTVEAGNYAPFFTGGFEGALAAAVPLFYAYIGIAVAGEIGAEVKNPSRNLPLAMVGGTVILVALYMWTAAVIYGVVGDYTILANSDRPLSTAAETFLPLNATAVVGFGGLLATASSVHAVMAAGIKLPYCWGWDEVFPAQFSAVNDRWRTPHWSLLTLFLVSTGLTFWTSGLDQVIAIATFSYLIAYGATSLTAMYVYVTKPTLRSKAAFDPGNWIFVPGVVGLGGCLVLLSQAYEGSLTVFVPWLAVGLVIFGIYWYLGQRSGTDVNSILDTLPGVPTDEYDPNIRGDHEPSDESNVPDGREPADD